The Calothrix sp. PCC 7507 DNA segment GCAGGGGCGTTGTTGGTTTTATTAGTATTGAGTCAGATACTACCACAATCCATGAAATGCAATTTTCAGATGAATTGTCTTACTCGGCTACCAGAAGGAGAAGGAACAACAGGACGAACAACATCTACATCTACATATACACCTGCACCTACATCCACAGTAGCTGCTGACCAATTAATCAGTGCGGGAAACAAGCGAATTTACGGAAGTATAAAGCTTACTGATAATTATGAGCGGCTAAAAGTAGAGGGCATTAGACTGTTTGACAAACGACAATATCAGCAGGCGCATGATAAGTTTCAAGAAATTCGTAATCAAGCAAAAACAATTCCTCAGCAGGCAGAACAAAGTGAGACAGTTCGTAAAAAGGCTCTAGCTGCTCTACAAGATCCCGAAGTTGTAATTTATCACAATAATGCTATAGCCAGATTACGACATGAACGTGGACAGCCAATTTATACTATCGCTGTTGCCATTCCAGTCAGTGATAAGTCTAAAACAACATTTCAGCCAGGAAAACAAATCTTATTTGGTGTAGCGCAAGCACAGTCAAAAGCACTTGATCAAAACATTAATTTAGAAGTGGTCATTGCGAATGATCTCAATTCTATAGACCAAGCCGAAAACGTAGCAAAAAAATTGGCTACGCTAGAGATTAAAGATAAAAATGGTAACTCAAGAAAGATTCTTGCAGTGATTGGGCACTACACTAATCCTGTTACTTGCAAGATTTTAGCACTTTATGAAAACGTGGGATTGCCCGTGATATCCGCAACTAGCACTTTAGAGGATTTTCGTAATAGATGTGGAGCTTCTAATGTCTTTAGAACTACTTCATCAACGGTAGTGGAAGCTAAATCTCTAGTAGGCTACTTGCGTTTAAGAAATATCGCTAATCCGAAAATAGCTATCTTTTTTAATGGCAAGGAAGACTACAGTAGAGATTTAGCATCTCAGTTCCAGTTGAATTTAGGAAAAAATAGTAATGTAGTAGTTAACGATAAATTATTTGACAGTAATTTTTCTGCAGTAGATGCTGTGAATAACGTCAGTAATGCTGATGTTTTCGTAATACTTCCGTCCGGAATAACCGAAAATTCTGATGCATTTAAGAATGCAATTAAATTATTAGAAGCCAGTCAAAATAATAATTTGCTTAAGTTGATTTTAGGTGCAAATACGCTTTCTTCTTCAGAAGAATATTTGAACGCACAACTTTTAGGAAAGCTAGCAGGAAAACTATTTATTGCGGTGGATTGGCATCCTAAATGTAGTAACAATGACTTTGTAGAAAATGTAAAAAACAAATGGGCGGGTGGAGAAGTTAATCAATTGACTGCCTCGTCATACGAAGCAGTTCAAGCCTTGGAAGAAGCTTTACAGAAACTACCATCTACGACAGCTATTACAAGGGAAAATCTACAACAACAGTTGCGGAATATCTCTTTAAATAGCGATGTATTTAAGAAAAAAACAATTAGCTTTGATGATCGTGGCGATCGCAACGAAATAAAGACCCGGATATTGACGACTCCTCAGGAGAATGGTCAGGGTTTTGAATTAGCTCCAGGCGAGACATGTCCGCAGAATTGAATGTCCCACAGCCAATTATTTTGCTAGAAGTACTGATTTTCCTAAAGATTGGCAAATAACATCATTTTGTGGTGTATGAATCCGGCTGCACAGAATGTCTCGGTAGTGTCGTTCTAAAGGATTCCTTTTTAATAAACCAGGATTACCAGTCAATTCTAAGGCAATTTCTACCGCTTTAATTCCGTTGGTTGTAGTTAAGTATTTAACAGTCTGTGCCTGTAATCCTACTGAACCTTCATACTCTCCCTTCTCAATGTCCTGCGCCAAGCCATAAATTAGTCTGCGGTTGGTAAATAGTAGTGCTTCTATCTCTCCCACTGCAGTTTGAAAGCGTGGTAGGGTTGCTAATGATCCTCCTAGATTAGAAGGTGTCCGCTCATTCAAATATTCAATCAGCCAGTTCCTAGCACTGGTAGCGACTCCTAGATATAAAGCACTGATTACCAAACTCCCCCAAGTGGAAAACAAGGGATCTAAAGGTGCTACATCTGATATGGGGCGGATATTCAGGGCGTATTCTTCAGGAATTAAGACATTTTCTAATATCAAATCATGGCTACCTGTAGCTCTCATCCCCAAATGATCCCAAGTTTCCACAATTCGCAACCCAGGCAAATCACGCGGCACAAGAAAACTACCAACTCGCGGTTCATCTTCAGTAGTTCTTGCCCAAACAACAAAATAGCGTAGGATGGGGCTGCCTGTCGTGTATTGTTTGTGTCCTGTAATCCGCCAGCCATCTGTTGTTCGTTCGGCAGTTGTGGCAGGTAATCCACCCCTAGCTGGTGTACCTAACTCTGGTTCTACACGGGCAGCATTCAGTAAGGCGATGCCTTCTATCGACTCACGACACAGCCGTTGATAAACATCTGGATGCCATCGACTGTTGCGTGCAGCATGGGTATGTTGGAGATAGTGCATTGTTAAGACTAGTGCAGTCGAAGCATCTCCACGCGCTACCCCCTCAATCACGCGGCAAATGCTATAAATTCCCAAACCCTGACCGCCAAATTCACGGGGAATAGTGAGGCTCAAAAGTCCTGCTTCATGAAGCGCGGTGAAATTCTCGAAGGGGAACGAACCTTCGCGATCGTGGATTGCTGCACGAGTAGCAAAGTCTTTGGCGATCGCTTCCACCCGCTCAAAAAGATTGGGGATAGTTTCAACGCTTTTGCTGACAACGGTTTTTGGCAATGCTTGTTCTAACTGTGACATAATTAACTCGGAATTTGATGGGTCAAAAGTCAAGGGTCAAGGGTGAACAATCAACGGTTGTTCTCTACATTCCCCATTCTGTCAATTGGTCTATATGAAAGCTGACGAGATACTCTTATAAGAATTAGGCGATCGCCACTACCTCAAGCGTAAATTTTCTATAGTTTTTGTGCTGCCGCTGCTAAATCTTCAACTGAGATATTTTGATGATCTTTCATCCTTATACCGTTTCTTTGTGAAGCTGCATATAATTCACCCCCCGGCTATCGCCGTCCCCCCTTACCAAGGCAGGGCTGTTTCGTTCCCTCTCAAACAGGATTTGTCAAGATGGTTAGCGATAAAAATCATAAGTATGGGTAACGATGAAACAGAATATTCAGCACATAAATAACAGTACGATTGTCTATTTTCTCGATACCCAGGTAGCAAAATCATCAATTTTATTTTGCTAGAACCCTTGATTTTTCAAGCTTCTTAGGGAATGAAACAGCCCTGCCTTACCAAGGGGGGACTACAGGGGGGTATTATTATGTGCATCTTCATACAGAATAGGTATTACTACTAAAAACTGCTGAGTTTAACGTAGTTAGTAATTGCGATTAATTATGACATAAATCACTGATGCAGAGCAAGCAATCTCATAGTCAGCTTGCTTCTTTAGACAATCTGTGGTAGCTTCAGTATCACATTAACTCCGGTAACTCGACCAAGTTACTGTAGTTTTGTGAGCAAAAAGTATTTCAGTGGATTTTAACGTAACTCAATCATGAGATATATGCAGCAGTAGCAACAGGTGCAATGCTCCTGATAATCAGTCATTTGCGCTACTGCTAGTTTAATGGCGAAGTGATGTCTATCAACAAAGCACTGGGTGCTTGAGTAAGTCGGCACAATACTTCGACAAGCTCAGTAACCTAAAAGCAAATTGTGTGAAGAAAAGTAAACAAGCCTCAAACCCTATTGCTTATACTTCGACTCCGCTCAGTACAAGTTGCTTATTACCTTATCCCAGCGACAATTATTTACGCCGAGTTACTTACACAACCTAATTGTAGGAGTTGAAGATTATGGTACAAACTTCCCTGGTTCGTAAAGGTAAACTTGCACAGCCACCAACCTTTACCTCCATTGAAGCAGAGAGACGCGATCGCCAAGAACGGTTAGCAGCTGCTTTAAGAGTGTTTGCCCGCTTCGGTTTTGCTCAAGGATTAGCAGGACATATCACCGCCCGCGATCCCGAACTCACCGATCACTTTTGGGTTAACCCCTTTGGCACACACTTCAGCCGTATCCGCGTTTCAGACCTGATATTGGTGAATAGTAAAGGCGACATTGTCCAAGGTGAAGGACCTCTAAATCAAGCAGCCTTCGCCATTCACTCTCAAATCCATGAAGCGCGCCCAGATGTCATAGCCGCAGCTCATGCCCATTCCTTTTATGGGAAGACTTGGTCAACGCTAGGCCGGTCACTTGACCCAATTACCCAAGATTCTGCGGTTTTCTACCAAGACCATGCTTTATTTGATGACTTCACAGGGATTGTATTAGAAACCAGTGAAGGAAAACGCATTGCCCAAGCATTAGACCAGAACAAAGCCGTCATCCTCCGCAACCACGGACTATTAACCGTGGGACATAGCGTAGACGAAGCCGCTTGGTGGTTCATTCGCTTAGAAGATGCAGCCCACTCCCAACTCCTAGCAGAAGCCGCAGGTAAACCCATCTTGATTGACCACGACATCGCCCTAGGCATTCAACAACGTGGTGGTACTCATGAAGCAGGCTGGCGGGGATTCCAGTATTTGTGGGATGACATCACCCGCGATCAACCCGATTTATTTGATTGAGGAGTAGGGGAAGCAGGGGGCAGGGGGCAGGGAGATGAGGGAGAAATAACTAATGCCCCATTCCCAATTCCCGATTCCCACACAAAAAATACAGGAGAATTAATCATGCCAGTTGAATTCATTGGGTTAATCCGGACAAAACCTGCTTCGGAGTTGAACACTGTACCGGGGACTCTGGGGGATGATATTATCGACCCCGCTTATGTGCGGGAGTTCGCCCAAGTTCATGAGAAAGGCGACTTTGACAAAGTACTGATTGGCTATAGTTCCAGTAGCCCCGATGGTTTTACCATTGCTACTCATGCGGCTGCATTCACCGAACGATTGAGCTTTTTGATTGCCCACCGACCAGGCTTTGTCGCCCCAACTTTAGCAGCCCGTAAAGCAGCTACCCTCGACCACTTTACTAATGGTCGGATTGCAGTCCATATTATCACTGGTGGCAGCGATGCAGACCAGCAAAAGGATGGCGACTGGCTGGATCATGATAGCCGCTATCGTCGCACTGATGAGTATCTAGAAATTGTTCGCCGCATCTGGACAAGTGATACTCCCTTCGATTATGAGGGAGAATTCTACCGTGTTAAGGATGCTTTCTCTGCCATCAAACCTCTGCAAAAGCCTCATATTCCCCTTTACTTCGGCGGTGCATCCGGCCCAGCCGTGCAGGTGGGAGCCAAACACAGTAACGTTTATGCTCTGTGGGGTGAGCCAATCGCTGCAGTTAAAGAACGAATTGCAGAAGTTAAAGCCGCTTTACCACGCGATCGCTCAATCCGTTTTAGTGTCTCCCTCAGACCTATCCTAGGAAACACAGAGGAACAAGCTTGGGAAAAAGCACACAACATTTTAGGGCGAATTCAGGAGCAACGAGGAGGCGTGAAAGTCGCTCCCGCCGCCAGACCACAGGCAGTAGGCGCACAGCGGTTACTAGACTTTGCAGCTAAGAGTGAGGTCTACGATAAGCGTCTATGGACACCGATCGCTGCAGCTACCGGCGCTCAAGGCAACACAACGGCTCTAGTTGGGACTCCTGAACAAGTTGCAGAAGCCCTCGTTGATTACTACGACGCAGGTGTGACTACCCTATTGATTCGTGGTTTTGATCCTTTACAAGATGCCATCGAATATGGGCGTGATGTCATTCCTCTGGTGCGTGCAGAAGTTGCAAAACGAGAGCGGCAAGTAGTCGGAGTAGCCAGTTAATCAATATGGTAATTGACATACTCCCCGCTCTAAAGAGACGGGGATTCTGGGGTCAGACAGCGATAGCAGGCACTGCCCGTCTTACATCACCTAACCCAACAGTCGATGCCCCGACTGCTTGAATATTACGCGCTGCGTTGTCGTCTCTCCCATTAATAGATTGGCACGAGGGACAACGCCACTCTCTCACAGAGAGAGCCAAGGTTTCCAAAACATACCCACAGCAAAAACAAGTCTTACTGCTCGGATACCACTGGTCAATGTAGATGACCATCTTGTTTTTCTTCTTGGCAACCCATTCCAGGATTTTCAAAAACTCACCAAACGCCAAATCAGATATTTTCCGTCCCCAAAGACGTTGCATTCCCTTGAGGTTCAACGTTTCAAAGCAGAGAATATCAAACTTGTCCGTAAGTTCATGCGCTAATTTCCAGAACCAATCACGTCGTTGATTGGTCACGTTTTCGTGCTTTCTGGCTAAATTTTTCCTGGCACCTTCCCTATTAGAAGAACCTTTAATCTTTTTGGAATGTTGCCTATTCGCTCTTTTGATAGCATTGAGCGCTTGTTTGAGGAATTGAGGAGATTCAACCTTGGTTCCATCTGAGCAAGTGAGGAAGGTTTTTAACCCAAAGTCAAACCCCGCTATATTACCAGTCGTGAGATTGACCTCTGGAGTAGAACCACAATCGACCCTTCGGCTACGCTCAGGGTCGAGGCTGAGCGTAGCCGAAGCCTCGACAACCACGACCATGAACAACTCACCTATATTGGTGCGCTTAATGGTCAATGTTTTAACTGTTCCTTCTATCTCTCTAGATTTCCAAAATTGATAAACTCGATTTCCAATCTTGACGCTATTACCACCCAGAAACTTATACCCTGCTTGTTTTAGGGTGAAGGATTTGTACTTTCTAACTTTCTTAAACCCTGGCGGTCTAACTCCTCCTCTTACAAAGTTCCGAGCGGAGGCTTCCTCCGCTCGGACTTTGCGCTTTTTATTGTGCTTGAAAAACAGTTGATAGGCTTTATCAATGCGTTGACAAATATCTTGCACTGCTTGTGAACCTACTTGTTGCCAAAATGAATTACGTTTTCTCAATTTGGCAATGTGAGACTGAAGTTTAGCGCAACTCAAATACTTGCCAAACATCCGATAATAGCGGCGATGTAGGGCAATGCAATGGTTATAAATCATCCCAGCAGCATTGATTGTGCGTTTGAGATGTCTATTCCGTTTGTGTTGATAGAGCTTAAACTTCAGTGTTTTCATGTAGATATTATACTATCATTGTTGTAGATAGTCAACAAACATCTACAATGAAAACTACATATAATCATTACAATCACGCTATTGGACTGGCCACTGTTCACTTAGTCTGGATACCATGCAGACGTAGAAGGATATTTACTAATAATGAATCCTTAAAATTGCGATGCATTGAGGTGTTTCAATCAGTTGCCAATGACAAAAAATGGATTATCAAGGCTATAGAAGTTGCGCCTGACCATATCCATTTATTAGTTGAATATGACCCACACCATTCAATTTCTCAAGTGGTTAAAGCGTTTAAAGGTAGGTCGTCCAGATTCTTGCGACAAGAATATCCAGAACTCTTGAAGCTTCCTAGTCTGTGGACACACTCATACATGTTTGACACAACTGGGAAGATTAGTACTCAAAAAGTTTTAGAGTATATCAACGACCCACATCACGGATGAATAAATTCATCCTGTTCGCTTATATCCCCCGAATAGAATTCGGGGGCTTTACGCTTCACTATCGTAACTCGGTGTAAATAATTGTCGCTAGGATAAGGCAATAGGCAATTGGTAGAAGGGTCTTAGCCTTGTTTACTTTTCTTCACATAGTTTGCTTTTATTGTGCCGACTTACTTACTAAAGAGATTTCCTCCAATAGAAATTACCATGCGATCGTCAATGAACCGTAGGGGCAAACGGTTGTTTGCTCTCTAATTAGACATCTCCTTGACACCTATGAGCATTGCTACGTCTCTACAAGGGTTTAGGACTTACGCACTGTACAAATTAATTATTGTATGCATTAACCAAAATTAGAAATTTCCGGCTTTGATCAATCATGACTTTGATGGTAAACAGATCCGCGCTATGGAGGATTTAGCAGTGCTAACCCCTACGAAAGACGTGTTTTGTTTATCACGCATATTTTGCATTTCCTGTCAATGCGTAAGTCCTATCTATGTCTATTGGTAAGATTATTTTTAGAAATTACCTAAGATAAGCGATCGCTTCTTCTCGGTGTCCGAGAAGTTTTAGCAAAATGAAGTATCTAACTAGGTTTTTGAGTGCTATGGCTGTTAGTGCTGGTGTGTGGTCATTACCTCACGCAGTAGCTGATGCAGTTACTTTAAGGGATGGTACAGTTAGCTTTGTGCAACCACCACGTTTAGTTAGCGCCACAACACCATACAACAATACAAATACGTGGGATACAACATATTATTTCACCCTGGAATTACCCGCCACTGCTGGGGAACCACTCCAACGGGTTAGCTTTAACCAAATACAGGGGGTTGAAGAAATTGAATTCAATCAGAAAACTACTTTTGCTTTTGAGGGGACACGGGGTAGGGAGGGCGCAAACATAGCAATTAATGGCGAGAAAAACAGCGATCGCCAAAAACGGACTTTCACAATCACCTTTGACCCACCGGTGACACCAGGGCGGACTGTAACTGTTGGTCTCAAAACTTTCCGCAATCCCAGCTTTGACGGCGTTTATTTAATTGGTGTCACAGCGTTCCCCTCTGGACAGAAAACTGCTGGTCAATTTCTCGGTATCGGTCGCTTACATTTCTACTCGTCCCAGAGACACCATCTCTTTTGATTTCTAAAGTAGGTGTATACAAATATTTCTACTAATGCCGTATTCCTACAAGGCATCTATGGCTGGAATTGTGACGATTATTAATGTCAATAAATCTTAATTGCCCCTTGTTTTTTAACTAAATCTGTGCGAATCTCATAACTACATACTACAGTAATCCGACTGATTTACCGTAGTTTCGATACTGACATTGTCCAATCAACTCAAAATTTCACACCGTAAGCAAACTTTTAGCATCTATTAAAAGGGTTCTCGAAAGCTATGTCTGAGCCACGCTACGGGATATGGATTCCAGTTTACGGCAACTGCGGCGCGATGAATCACCCTCTAGAGCCTCGTGATGCTAGCTACTCACGAGCAAAGAATCTGATCCAGTTAGCTGAACAGTGTGGGTTCACTACAACTTTAATCGCAGAACACATCATCAATCCTAGAAACCAAGAATTAGATCAGTTGGAAACTTGGACAGCAGCAGCAGCGCTGGCTGAAGCAACCAACTCAATTGAGATTATTGCCGCTGTTAAACCTTTGCTTTTTCATCCAGCAGTCTTAGCAAAGATGGCACTAGGCATTGATGCTATCAGTGGCGGGCGTTTTGCCATCAACTTAGTGAGTGCTTGGTTTAAGCCAGAAATGGAAAAAGCCGGAATTGCTTTTCCTCCTCACGATCAGCGCTATCAATATTCCCAAGAGTGGATCAAAGTAGTCAAAGCCCTGTGGAGTGGTGAAAGGGTGAACTTTCAAGGAAAGTATTTTCAGATCAATGACTTGAGTTTCCTTCCACAATCCATAGCATATCCGCATCCACGTGTGTATTTGGGGGGTGAGTCAGAGCCAGCGCAAGCGCTAGCAGCACAAGCAGCAGATGTGTTTTTTCTGAATGGTCGTCCTTTAGAAGTGGTGCAACAGGCGATCGCCCAATTTACTAAACAACCGCGTTCTCATCTTCAACCTTTAAAGTTTGCCATGTCAGCCTTTGTGATTGCGCGAGCTACCGATGAAGAAGCACAGGAAGAATTTGCCACATTGAAAGCATTGGTAGCGCAAGACGATCGCTCACAGTTACTCAAAGGCGTTGATTCTGAAGTTGTCATGTTTAAGAATATGGCGAAATACCCAGGCGTAGGTAGCAATGGCGGTACTGCTGCCGGCTTAGTTGGTAGTTATGACACTGTAGCCACGAAAATCGCCGAATTCAGCAGAGTGGGAATCAGTACATTTATGCTGCAATTTCAGCCATTCACAACTGAGATGCAGCGTTTCTCCGAGGAGATAATACCGCGAGTCCGGGCGTTAACAGTGGTCAGTGAACAGTTATCAGTAATCAGCGTTTAAGAGTTTCCATAGGCGATCGCTCCAACAAGAAAGAAGATGATATGCAGCAAATTCCTTCTGCTCAAGTAATAGCTAGAGTCGGCTTTTCCGGGACAGTAGATAGCTCCCAAATCTGAAAGTGCAACACATAGGAGAAATATAAATGACTGTAACCCTAACTCGTCCGGCTTGGACAACTAAATTAGAAGTTGAAATTTTCGACAAACTTCTAGATAAACACGCTCCCCATCTTCCTAAAAAGCGATCGCAAGACCCCAGACCACCGCAAACTGAAGAAGAAAAAGAGAATTTTATCCGCTTTCGGATTGCTGGTGCTGCCCATGATTTATTCATTGTGCAAGTTCTCGCTCGGGTAATTAACCAAGTTTCTGACCCAGAATTACAGCTGTTTTTAAGCAGACAGCTAGGTGATGATGGTGCCCATGCCGAAAATACCCGGCGGCGAGTGCAAGCATTATCTGGACGCGACCCCATTGAAGATATCCAACAGCAAGTAGACAAACATTGGGAATATCAAGGAGACTTACCCATTCGTAACTGGCAAGGCTTTTTGTCCTTTGAATTGCACTACGAACTGCATATAGTTTCTTTGTTATTACTCAACAGCCGTACCAGTAAAATTAATGACCCCGAATCAGGAAAGTTTGCGGCGGAAGTTATCTTGCCAGATGAAGCAGTTCACCGTCTAGGAGTTGTGGATTGGTGGCAACGTAAATTTGACAAAGCCTCACCATCTGAAAAAGAGGATTTAGTCGCACAAGCCTTAGAAGCCGATGAAGAAGGTCAACGGCGACGCAATCAATATCTTAGGGATCATTGGCAATTGAGTCACAAAGCAATTGGGATTGAAATTGCTGATTTGCCCATAATTTATGATGCTTGGCGACGGGAAGTCCTTTCTTACTTCTTGGATATTCCCATTTCCAAACTGCCTAAATTAGTCAGTGTCAACGATTAATTGGGGAATAAGCAATAGGGATATAGATATTTTCCCTATGCCCAATTCTCAGTTCCCTAAATTTATCTGTGGGATCAATCCAAAATCTAAAATCCAAAATCCAAAATTGTATGACTGCAGCAACTCTAACTCGTAATTGGACTGTAGAATTTGAAAATGAAAATCTGGAAAAACTGATTAGTAAACACGCGCCTCATGTACCTCTGGTTCGTGAACACGCTAGTCGCCCTCCAGAAACCGAAGAAGAAAAAGAAGGTTTTTATCAATATTGGGCGGCTACAGGTGGTCATGACCTGTCAATCGTACAAGCTGCGAGTAAAGCGATCGCCTTAATTCCTGACCCAGATTTGCATTTAATATTGAGCAGACAAATTGGTGATGATGGTGCCCATGCGATCGCCTTTAGGGAACGTGTGATTGCCCACACCGGACGCGATCCCGTTAAAGATATTGAAAGAGAAGCTAAACGCCATTGGGAATTTCTAGGAGATGTACCCTATCGCAACTGGCTAGGTTTCATCGCTTGGGAACTGCACTATGAACACCATATTTTGCCCCAAGTTTGGTTTAATAAACTGACATCACAAATTGGTGATGCAGTATTAGCTCAACAAAGTAATGAACGATTCAGCGATGATGAAGCAGTTCATCGCATCACGATCGCTAATTGGTGGCGCAAAAAATTTGAGCAAGCTTCGTCTAGCGAAAAATCCGAACTCGCCGCCCAGTTGTTAGAACTTGATGAAGAAATTCAACAACGACGCGCTCCTTACATTAAACAGCGTTGGCAAGATGCCGAAAACTTTAATGGAGCAAATACCAAGGGTATTGAGCCAGTTTATGATGCTTGGCGAAAACAGGTACTTTCTTACTTATTAGATATCCCCAATCCACAGATTACTTCTATTAGTCAATAAACTCTTTACTACTAGTCTGTCCCATTAATTTTATGGGGCTGTGAGATCCCCGACTTCTACCCTGCGGGAAGCCACCCCACGCGTGTCTATAAGAAGTCGGGGATATGAACACCACGAACCTCTCAAAAAGTTTTGGGACAGACCACTAGTAATCTGTCTCATAAATTTTAGCGAGTTCTTAAAAAACAAGGACTTTAGTCCTTAGTAAAAACATTTTTGTCGATTAATAACAAGGGCAATAACTATTAGTTATATAGGACTCCTATTTGATTTTTGAACTATACGTAGGGGAGCCACCCTCGTGCGCGGGTTTCCCGCGTTGAGAGGAGTGGCGTTGGGCAATGCCCACCCTACCAATACTTAAATATGTTCAAAAATTAAACCGGATTCCTATATTAGCTAGGAATTGTGGGAACAACCACGATTATATAAATCTTTATTCCCTCGTTACATTATATTTATTCGTCAGAGTATTTCGCCAATTCTCAATAATTTTTGACCGTGGCAAAATATCGGCATTAAGCATAAGGAGTCACTGATGTTCAATCAACTTGTAGATAGGTTGTTAGTCTGGATATATCAGAGAAGTTTGCTGAAGTTTTTTAAACAACCGGGGATTAAAGATTTTGCTTTATTATTTGTAATTGGTATAGGCTTGAGTGTAGCGATCGCATCTTGCACACCTAGTAATTCTGCAACTAACTCTGCTGATGCTGTCAAAGCACCGCAACAGGTATCTCAAAAGAGCGAATTAAAAGTGCTGAAAATGGCTAACCAAAAAGGCATGGCACTTTTAAATATTCTCAAAGCTCAAGGTAGTTTAGAAAAACGCTTACAACCCCAAGGTATTTCTGTGACATGGAATGAATTTTCTTCCACAGCACCCCTACTTGAGGGAATGGGTGTAGGTAGCGTTGTCTTTGGCGGTGGCGGTGGAACTGGTAGCGTATTTGCTCAAGCAGGTGATAAACCCTTCGTGCGAGTGGCTGCAAGTACAAGTAGTACACGCAGTTCCGCCATCTTAGTTTTGGAAAAATCACCCATCAAAACCCTGGCTGATCTCAAAGGGAAAAAGGTTGGCTTTGCTAAAGGTGCAAGTTCCCAATACATGATAGTCAAGGCGTTGGAAAAAGTAGGTTTGAAATACAGC contains these protein-coding regions:
- a CDS encoding RNA-guided endonuclease TnpB family protein, translated to MKTLKFKLYQHKRNRHLKRTINAAGMIYNHCIALHRRYYRMFGKYLSCAKLQSHIAKLRKRNSFWQQVGSQAVQDICQRIDKAYQLFFKHNKKRKVRAEEASARNFVRGGVRPPGFKKVRKYKSFTLKQAGYKFLGGNSVKIGNRVYQFWKSREIEGTVKTLTIKRTNIGELFMVVVVEASATLSLDPERSRRVDCGSTPEVNLTTGNIAGFDFGLKTFLTCSDGTKVESPQFLKQALNAIKRANRQHSKKIKGSSNREGARKNLARKHENVTNQRRDWFWKLAHELTDKFDILCFETLNLKGMQRLWGRKISDLAFGEFLKILEWVAKKKNKMVIYIDQWYPSSKTCFCCGYVLETLALSVREWRCPSCQSINGRDDNAARNIQAVGASTVGLGDVRRAVPAIAV
- a CDS encoding acyl-CoA dehydrogenase family protein: MSQLEQALPKTVVSKSVETIPNLFERVEAIAKDFATRAAIHDREGSFPFENFTALHEAGLLSLTIPREFGGQGLGIYSICRVIEGVARGDASTALVLTMHYLQHTHAARNSRWHPDVYQRLCRESIEGIALLNAARVEPELGTPARGGLPATTAERTTDGWRITGHKQYTTGSPILRYFVVWARTTEDEPRVGSFLVPRDLPGLRIVETWDHLGMRATGSHDLILENVLIPEEYALNIRPISDVAPLDPLFSTWGSLVISALYLGVATSARNWLIEYLNERTPSNLGGSLATLPRFQTAVGEIEALLFTNRRLIYGLAQDIEKGEYEGSVGLQAQTVKYLTTTNGIKAVEIALELTGNPGLLKRNPLERHYRDILCSRIHTPQNDVICQSLGKSVLLAK
- a CDS encoding bifunctional serine/threonine-protein kinase/ABC transporter substrate-binding protein — its product is MVSEHEPLEKIRVICTRPRKSDEPPHWNEIPAELLNSNEPEAVRRRAERKCEVCGMSLILQGRYVPISELGQGGFGRTFQALDCQFYTSEKSPEQQKIQRVIKQFRSEKFLNSVNLNRAEKAFDREKNILAELEHLQIPTIFEYFKLQAEADIRPNNSQFQSNSSPINNNSYLFFIVQKYVEGQDLNQELITRLKYNNRYLESEVLDILKQILNVLHHIHTRQEPVIHRDIKPANIVHSIKEGKYYLVDFGAVKQIIPVVEQGFSDSETGFVTEGISPPEQLNRKVYPSSDLFSLAITCVMLLTGKLITSDSHSSEDIRIFNIPYNRDKWQKYAQIQPGLTTILSKMLELDPKNRYQSANEVLQELDKLEKKPPFDWQRVTPVLKPFFIGAGALLVLLVLSQILPQSMKCNFQMNCLTRLPEGEGTTGRTTSTSTYTPAPTSTVAADQLISAGNKRIYGSIKLTDNYERLKVEGIRLFDKRQYQQAHDKFQEIRNQAKTIPQQAEQSETVRKKALAALQDPEVVIYHNNAIARLRHERGQPIYTIAVAIPVSDKSKTTFQPGKQILFGVAQAQSKALDQNINLEVVIANDLNSIDQAENVAKKLATLEIKDKNGNSRKILAVIGHYTNPVTCKILALYENVGLPVISATSTLEDFRNRCGASNVFRTTSSTVVEAKSLVGYLRLRNIANPKIAIFFNGKEDYSRDLASQFQLNLGKNSNVVVNDKLFDSNFSAVDAVNNVSNADVFVILPSGITENSDAFKNAIKLLEASQNNNLLKLILGANTLSSSEEYLNAQLLGKLAGKLFIAVDWHPKCSNNDFVENVKNKWAGGEVNQLTASSYEAVQALEEALQKLPSTTAITRENLQQQLRNISLNSDVFKKKTISFDDRGDRNEIKTRILTTPQENGQGFELAPGETCPQN
- a CDS encoding class II aldolase/adducin family protein: MVQTSLVRKGKLAQPPTFTSIEAERRDRQERLAAALRVFARFGFAQGLAGHITARDPELTDHFWVNPFGTHFSRIRVSDLILVNSKGDIVQGEGPLNQAAFAIHSQIHEARPDVIAAAHAHSFYGKTWSTLGRSLDPITQDSAVFYQDHALFDDFTGIVLETSEGKRIAQALDQNKAVILRNHGLLTVGHSVDEAAWWFIRLEDAAHSQLLAEAAGKPILIDHDIALGIQQRGGTHEAGWRGFQYLWDDITRDQPDLFD
- a CDS encoding LLM class flavin-dependent oxidoreductase, encoding MPVEFIGLIRTKPASELNTVPGTLGDDIIDPAYVREFAQVHEKGDFDKVLIGYSSSSPDGFTIATHAAAFTERLSFLIAHRPGFVAPTLAARKAATLDHFTNGRIAVHIITGGSDADQQKDGDWLDHDSRYRRTDEYLEIVRRIWTSDTPFDYEGEFYRVKDAFSAIKPLQKPHIPLYFGGASGPAVQVGAKHSNVYALWGEPIAAVKERIAEVKAALPRDRSIRFSVSLRPILGNTEEQAWEKAHNILGRIQEQRGGVKVAPAARPQAVGAQRLLDFAAKSEVYDKRLWTPIAAATGAQGNTTALVGTPEQVAEALVDYYDAGVTTLLIRGFDPLQDAIEYGRDVIPLVRAEVAKRERQVVGVAS
- the tnpA gene encoding IS200/IS605 family transposase; translation: MKTTYNHYNHAIGLATVHLVWIPCRRRRIFTNNESLKLRCIEVFQSVANDKKWIIKAIEVAPDHIHLLVEYDPHHSISQVVKAFKGRSSRFLRQEYPELLKLPSLWTHSYMFDTTGKISTQKVLEYINDPHHG